In Chitinophaga sp. HK235, a single window of DNA contains:
- a CDS encoding RagB/SusD family nutrient uptake outer membrane protein: MMKQTLYITGCLLLTLAFFSCSNVLEKENLNSVDKDAIWTDPNLVRLFLNNIYANRPGFDNANPPIVDNICDETRIGASTGNPFNILAGVWTPSSGYFDYWAYDDVRKANEFIEGIQQKATISDDLKKQYLGEAKFLRAITYFDMVKRYGGVPIITAPQKLTDDLAVKRNTVDECYQFIVKECEEAAVLLPEKGKTASGRATKGAAMALKARALLFCASQLYNTTNDKTKWEAAAKAAQDVIDLKAYSLYPDVRRIMLDKSNQEVIFEVQYSKPDKEHGWDAQAKPLSIANGIGPKRCPLQELVDAFPMANGKNIFQAGSGYDPNDPYTGRDRRFYATIVYNGSEYCGRTQYTHIKDSLNGLGFSFCTTTGYYQRKGVDETNKGYSSGKGSDQNWIEIRYAEILLSYAEARNEASGPDNSVLGVLNELRARAGINVPLGTDIQQDSMRNLIRNERYVELCYEMKRYWDLRRWKIADRPDVLNGRRYTGMKITPAGNGWKYERIVVDPKNSVFTPNMYYMPIPFNELLKNGNLTQNPGW; the protein is encoded by the coding sequence ATGATGAAACAGACGCTTTATATAACAGGATGCCTGCTGCTGACACTGGCATTTTTCTCCTGCTCAAATGTGCTGGAAAAAGAGAACCTCAACAGTGTAGACAAGGATGCCATCTGGACCGATCCTAATCTGGTAAGGCTTTTCCTGAATAACATTTATGCTAACAGGCCGGGCTTTGATAATGCGAACCCGCCTATTGTGGATAATATTTGTGATGAAACCAGGATAGGAGCCAGCACCGGCAATCCATTTAATATCCTGGCCGGCGTATGGACGCCTTCCTCCGGCTATTTTGATTACTGGGCTTATGATGATGTGCGCAAAGCGAATGAGTTTATAGAAGGGATACAACAGAAAGCCACCATCAGTGATGATCTGAAGAAGCAGTATCTGGGAGAAGCTAAATTTCTGCGCGCCATCACTTATTTCGACATGGTAAAACGATATGGCGGTGTACCGATTATTACTGCTCCGCAGAAGTTGACCGATGATCTGGCTGTTAAAAGAAATACAGTAGATGAATGTTATCAGTTTATTGTAAAGGAGTGTGAAGAGGCTGCAGTATTGTTGCCGGAAAAAGGAAAGACCGCCAGCGGCCGTGCTACCAAAGGCGCTGCCATGGCGCTGAAGGCCCGTGCTTTGTTATTCTGTGCCAGCCAGCTTTATAATACTACCAATGATAAAACAAAATGGGAAGCTGCAGCTAAGGCAGCACAGGACGTGATAGACCTGAAAGCTTATTCGTTGTATCCTGATGTGCGCCGGATCATGCTGGACAAAAGTAACCAGGAAGTGATCTTTGAAGTACAATACAGCAAGCCCGATAAGGAACATGGCTGGGATGCGCAAGCCAAACCACTGTCTATCGCCAATGGTATTGGTCCTAAACGTTGCCCTTTACAGGAACTCGTAGATGCGTTCCCGATGGCCAATGGAAAAAATATTTTTCAGGCGGGCTCCGGCTATGATCCCAACGACCCTTATACCGGCAGAGATAGAAGATTTTATGCGACTATCGTGTACAACGGCTCCGAATATTGCGGCAGAACGCAGTATACACATATCAAAGACAGTCTGAATGGCCTGGGCTTTAGTTTCTGTACCACCACCGGTTATTATCAGCGTAAAGGAGTAGATGAAACCAACAAGGGTTACAGCTCCGGAAAAGGCAGCGACCAGAACTGGATTGAAATAAGATATGCAGAGATATTACTCAGTTATGCAGAAGCAAGGAATGAAGCTTCCGGGCCTGACAATTCCGTACTGGGTGTGCTCAACGAATTACGCGCCCGCGCCGGTATTAATGTTCCGCTGGGAACAGACATACAGCAGGACTCCATGCGTAACCTGATCCGTAATGAAAGATATGTGGAGCTGTGTTATGAAATGAAACGTTATTGGGACCTGCGCCGATGGAAGATTGCAGACAGGCCCGATGTGCTGAATGGTCGTCGTTATACCGGTATGAAGATCACGCCCGCTGGCAATGGCTGGAAATACGAACGTATTGTGGTAGATCCGAAAAACAGTGTATTTACCCCCAACATGTACTATATGCCGATACCGTTCAATGAACTGTTAAAGAATGGTAATCTCACCCAGAATCCAGGCTGGTAA
- a CDS encoding RNA polymerase sigma-70 factor — protein sequence MERYTDDELLALLREESTAAFVEIYQRYWQGLYTAASRRVKSRELAEEMIQDLFTGLWMNRSLLQVNVSLQAYLYTSIRNQVLNHFEKEDVRKRYREQLKATATEQDHSMEEAINSNDLSGLLAKQVARLPSKCREVYVMSRQQHIPNREIAVRMQISEKTVESHLTKALKILKGQLKDALVSLFL from the coding sequence ATGGAGCGATATACAGATGATGAGTTGTTAGCGCTTCTCAGGGAAGAAAGTACTGCTGCTTTTGTAGAGATCTACCAGCGTTACTGGCAGGGGCTTTATACGGCTGCTTCCAGGCGGGTGAAATCCAGAGAGCTGGCAGAAGAGATGATACAGGATCTGTTCACTGGTTTGTGGATGAACCGCTCGTTATTACAGGTTAATGTATCCTTGCAGGCTTATCTGTATACTTCAATCCGTAATCAGGTACTGAATCATTTTGAAAAGGAAGACGTACGCAAAAGATACCGTGAACAATTGAAAGCCACTGCCACCGAGCAGGATCATTCCATGGAAGAGGCTATCAACAGCAACGATTTATCGGGGCTGCTGGCCAAACAGGTGGCCAGACTACCCTCCAAATGCCGGGAAGTATATGTGATGAGCCGGCAGCAACATATTCCCAACCGGGAGATCGCAGTACGGATGCAGATTTCTGAGAAAACAGTAGAAAGCCATCTCACAAAGGCTTTGAAGATACTGAAAGGGCAATTGAAAGATGCCCTGGTAAGCCTTTTTCTGTAG
- a CDS encoding FecR family protein, which produces MKEIDIPPPELIRKYLDGQCTEAEVLQIQQWYASFEGAADPLQELSAAEQTALGQRMLDRVLQQTDQAPVSRKHLKVLYRVLQAAAVVLVLWGAGYYWFSRDRSTPTGQLPMQAISNTSTNIRQYQLSDGTIVWLKPGARLLYADDFGSQHRRVSMTGEVFFDVATRPSLPFTVEAGGLTTRVLGTSFSVKMLGNRTEVTVITGKVAVEEPATKKTAAVLQPAQRITYDGSRIVRDSLTLAAPSIWEGSHLNFDNVKVYTIIQALNERFAVDIAVGDTALAHYFLKADFTGMHLAAILEMLEKSLDAHYEIKGNSIILEKNQTNSRDMKK; this is translated from the coding sequence ATGAAAGAAATCGATATTCCACCACCTGAACTGATCCGGAAATACCTGGACGGACAATGCACTGAAGCAGAAGTCTTGCAGATACAGCAATGGTATGCCTCTTTTGAAGGAGCTGCAGATCCGTTGCAGGAGCTGTCGGCAGCAGAGCAGACCGCCCTGGGCCAGCGGATGCTGGACCGGGTTTTGCAGCAAACGGACCAGGCACCTGTATCCCGAAAACACCTGAAAGTATTGTACCGTGTACTGCAGGCAGCCGCTGTGGTGCTTGTACTATGGGGAGCCGGCTACTACTGGTTTTCCAGAGATCGCAGTACTCCTACCGGCCAACTTCCTATGCAGGCAATTTCCAACACTTCCACCAACATCCGCCAGTATCAATTGTCTGATGGTACCATTGTATGGCTGAAACCAGGCGCACGTTTGTTGTACGCTGATGATTTTGGTAGTCAACATCGTCGTGTATCCATGACCGGAGAAGTATTCTTCGACGTGGCCACCCGGCCTTCCCTGCCTTTTACAGTGGAAGCAGGAGGGCTGACAACACGTGTGCTGGGCACCAGCTTCAGCGTAAAGATGCTGGGTAATCGTACAGAGGTGACCGTTATTACCGGTAAAGTAGCGGTGGAAGAGCCGGCAACAAAAAAAACAGCAGCCGTATTGCAACCAGCACAACGTATTACCTATGATGGCAGCCGTATCGTCAGAGACAGTCTTACATTGGCCGCACCCAGTATCTGGGAAGGCAGTCACCTGAACTTTGATAACGTAAAAGTATACACGATTATCCAGGCACTCAATGAGAGATTTGCGGTAGATATCGCTGTCGGCGATACCGCTCTGGCCCATTATTTCCTGAAAGCAGATTTTACAGGTATGCACCTCGCTGCTATACTGGAGATGCTGGAGAAGTCGCTGGATGCCCACTATGAGATCAAAGGAAACAGCATCATACTGGAAAAGAACCAGACAAATTCCCGTGATATGAAAAAATAA
- a CDS encoding DinB family protein — MELLKWSEHRFQFGHTPAYIPFFLERLRATAPRLDEMTVLVSEDLMEIREGGKWSAKEHIGHLSDIEILHDSRLEDLQAGHELRPGDPDNKATWAAHHNQYPINEMIYHFRQVRDNFIKRVEHFPPAVLEKRSLHPRLGQELSLADFLYFVAEHDNHHLTFIAALLRPYLP, encoded by the coding sequence ATGGAACTTTTGAAATGGTCGGAGCATCGTTTTCAGTTTGGGCATACTCCTGCCTACATTCCTTTTTTTCTTGAGCGTCTGCGCGCTACAGCGCCCCGGCTGGACGAAATGACCGTACTGGTATCAGAAGACCTGATGGAGATCCGGGAGGGAGGCAAATGGTCTGCGAAGGAGCATATCGGGCATCTGTCTGATATAGAGATCCTGCATGACAGCAGGCTGGAGGATTTGCAGGCAGGGCATGAACTACGCCCGGGAGATCCTGATAACAAAGCCACCTGGGCCGCTCATCACAATCAGTATCCTATCAATGAAATGATATACCACTTCCGGCAGGTCAGAGATAATTTTATCAAAAGAGTGGAACATTTTCCGCCAGCAGTACTGGAGAAGAGATCCCTGCATCCCCGGTTGGGACAAGAGCTTTCGCTGGCCGATTTCCTGTACTTTGTTGCAGAGCATGATAACCATCACCTTACTTTTATTGCTGCATTGCTGCGTCCATATTTACCATGA
- a CDS encoding heavy metal translocating P-type ATPase yields the protein MKENNTVTPARKPVPAHHPDHQHKPGEKQDHKHSHDHGQSCDHGHAHTMMIFGKNTELYFSLLCGTLLGIAWLLGNTIAISQTASLSLLLGAYFFGGFFTTKEAIQTIAKGGFEIDFLMLVAAIGAAILGKWEEGALLLFLFSLGHSLEHYAMDKARKSISALASLAPKTALLKTNGTTTEVDTSVLKAGDIIVVRPNTKISADGIVVAGTSSVNQAPITGESVPVDKMQVDNPAAALQHDNIDARYKVYSGSINGNGSLEVMVSQAASDSTISRLVKMVNEAQSQKSPTQQFTDKFQRIFVPSVLTLVVVLCFAFLVIDESFGASFYRAMAVLVAASPCALAISTPSAVLSGVARAARMGVLIKGGRPLEDLGTLTAVAFDKTGTLTEGRPTLTQVIPMNGLSENELLQAAVAVEALSDHPLAKAIVRDGKTRLGNQSIPEAQQLEAVLGKGIKATWQQQPVYIGNLALFEALDTQLPSQELRTRVQELERAGNTTMIVRKGDVYAGIIAVMDTPRAEAAEALKALKNTGIRRMIMLTGDNQQVADAVAREIGITDAWGSLLPEQKVAAIQKLAKDEHKVAMVGDGVNDAPAMANSTVGIAMGAAGSDVALETADIALMGDKLSLLPFAIGLSRTASSIIKQNLWISLGMVAVLIPLTITGIASIGPAVMAHEGSTLIVVFNGLRLLAYKGPRAEALG from the coding sequence ATGAAAGAAAATAATACAGTTACACCTGCCAGAAAACCTGTTCCGGCCCATCATCCCGACCATCAGCATAAGCCGGGCGAAAAACAGGACCATAAACATAGCCATGATCATGGTCAGAGTTGTGATCACGGTCACGCCCACACGATGATGATTTTTGGTAAAAATACCGAACTGTATTTCAGCCTGCTCTGCGGCACGTTGCTGGGAATCGCCTGGCTACTGGGAAACACCATCGCCATTTCACAGACAGCCTCACTTTCCCTCCTGCTGGGCGCTTATTTCTTCGGCGGTTTCTTTACCACCAAAGAAGCCATCCAAACCATTGCCAAAGGAGGCTTTGAAATAGACTTCCTGATGCTGGTAGCCGCAATAGGCGCCGCCATCCTGGGCAAATGGGAAGAAGGCGCGCTACTGCTGTTCCTCTTCAGTCTCGGACACTCTCTTGAACATTATGCGATGGATAAAGCCAGAAAATCTATCTCTGCACTGGCCAGCCTGGCCCCTAAAACAGCCCTGCTCAAAACCAACGGCACCACCACCGAAGTAGACACCAGCGTCCTCAAAGCAGGTGATATCATCGTGGTAAGGCCCAATACCAAAATATCTGCCGACGGTATTGTAGTGGCAGGTACCAGCAGTGTTAACCAGGCACCTATCACAGGAGAAAGTGTGCCGGTAGATAAAATGCAGGTAGACAACCCTGCTGCCGCCCTTCAGCACGATAACATCGACGCCCGCTATAAAGTGTATTCCGGTTCCATCAACGGCAACGGCTCCCTGGAAGTGATGGTCAGCCAGGCCGCCAGCGACTCTACCATTTCCAGGCTGGTGAAAATGGTGAATGAAGCACAATCACAGAAGTCACCCACACAGCAGTTTACAGATAAATTCCAGCGCATCTTCGTACCATCCGTCCTCACACTGGTAGTAGTCCTGTGTTTCGCCTTTCTCGTCATCGACGAATCTTTTGGCGCCAGCTTCTACCGTGCCATGGCTGTACTGGTGGCTGCCAGTCCTTGTGCACTGGCCATCTCCACGCCCAGCGCAGTACTGAGTGGTGTAGCCCGCGCTGCCCGCATGGGTGTGCTCATCAAAGGCGGCCGTCCGCTGGAAGACCTCGGTACCCTCACGGCCGTAGCCTTCGATAAAACAGGCACCCTCACCGAAGGCAGACCTACACTCACCCAGGTAATACCGATGAACGGCCTCTCCGAAAACGAGCTGCTGCAGGCCGCTGTAGCCGTAGAAGCCCTCAGCGATCACCCGCTGGCCAAAGCCATCGTAAGGGACGGTAAAACCCGACTCGGCAACCAGTCCATACCCGAAGCCCAGCAGCTCGAAGCCGTACTGGGTAAAGGTATCAAAGCTACCTGGCAGCAACAGCCGGTATATATCGGCAACCTCGCCCTTTTCGAGGCCCTCGACACCCAGCTGCCTTCCCAGGAACTCCGTACCCGTGTACAAGAACTGGAACGTGCAGGCAATACTACCATGATTGTGCGCAAAGGAGACGTTTACGCGGGTATCATCGCCGTAATGGACACACCCCGCGCCGAAGCAGCCGAGGCGCTTAAAGCGCTTAAAAACACCGGAATACGGCGCATGATCATGCTCACCGGTGACAACCAGCAGGTAGCCGACGCCGTAGCCCGCGAAATAGGCATCACCGACGCCTGGGGAAGCCTTCTGCCCGAACAGAAAGTAGCCGCTATACAAAAACTGGCCAAAGACGAACATAAAGTCGCCATGGTAGGCGACGGCGTTAACGATGCCCCCGCCATGGCCAACAGCACCGTCGGCATCGCCATGGGCGCCGCCGGCTCAGACGTAGCCCTGGAAACAGCAGACATCGCCCTCATGGGAGACAAACTCTCCCTCCTGCCATTCGCCATCGGCCTCAGCAGAACCGCCAGCAGCATCATCAAACAAAACCTCTGGATCAGCCTCGGCATGGTAGCCGTACTCATCCCCCTCACCATCACCGGCATCGCCTCCATAGGCCCCGCCGTAATGGCCCACGAAGGATCTACACTCATCGTCGTATTCAATGGGCTGCGATTGCTCGCCTATAAAGGTCCCAGGGCTGAAGCCCTGGGCTAA
- a CDS encoding TonB-dependent receptor: MKITLSQLFLSFVLTGVTYAGSTKGQSVLDKTVNLSAQSSSLEDMLTALEHIVPVKFVYSRNIVPASKQVTIEGRQWKLASLLNKMLTPEGIGYEISNGMIVLSRLKPGEVPPVGMPATAPPGPEPLTAVPPGHIIKGTVTDAKGEGLPGVAVILKGSNKGVLTDPTGHYQLEVPDNAGILVFKLIGYVTQEVPVAAAGNVRIKMELAATDMNEIVVVGYGTQKKTSITGAVATINTKELKQAPTSNLSNALVGLMPGLIAQNTSGKPGAGSSISIRGKSTWGNNDALIVVDGVVRPFDQLDPNEVESVTILKDAAAAAVYGARAANGVVLVTTRRGHTGKPKFNYSGYAGVQQPTRYPKLMSAYEYAQTNNAARINAGQDPSKPQFAPLFYTADQMADFRSGKVGTDWYAASFRKTSMQTQHNLTIDGGSENIKYFFSGGYLSQDGMYNNISYNRYSFRSNVDARINKTLTITVDIDGRIGKNRSPEFTDATIFGHVIRQKPVFNAYNPDGTPKNTTGEHPVEEINSKGYMRNELSTFFGTISFKQDLNVITKGLNITGRYNYNKNNNFRKEFDVPYTMYDLDASGKVISTKTVGKNLTKTELSQAMEQNSGSTVNLALNYTRNFGRHNLSGLLLYEQFTSVADTFNAYRTNYPSILVDQLGAGGAIDRNNDGYAAETGRRSYVGRVSYDYDARYLLETSFRYDGSANFPKGRRYGFFPAVSAGWRISEENFFKNSNALRFVDNLKLRASYGVLGNDRVPNFQYNDYYTFDKPAVFDGKVDQSVIYGPYPNLNITWEKAKTTDIGLEALLFKGKLGFEADYFYKRTSDILRPRTASVPGTFGRQLPDENYAVVDNTGFEVSVNHRGNIGKLNYFIKANGSYAHNTVIVLDEGDNTPFYRKRKGKPIDYIYGLRSDGLFQSAKEVYNSPVQYAKNTAQPGDIKYLDLNGDGMVDDYDMTVLSYDGSTPKVILGLYISADWKGFDLGMLFQGAFKSNMMLSGTGRNMFDNGGNSNSFAYLLDYWTPDNPGAAYPRAYLDRNSNNDRDSDFWLKKTGYVRLKSFELGYTIPKQLLRGIERLRIYASGLNVFTIDQFKLFDPESTAGKGNYYPQQKNYNIGVNLTF, from the coding sequence ATGAAAATAACTTTAAGCCAACTGTTTCTTTCATTTGTATTGACGGGAGTGACCTATGCCGGCAGCACGAAAGGACAATCGGTACTGGACAAAACCGTGAACCTGTCTGCCCAAAGCAGTAGCCTGGAAGATATGCTGACAGCACTCGAACATATTGTGCCGGTAAAATTTGTATACAGCCGCAATATCGTGCCCGCCAGCAAACAGGTAACTATAGAAGGGCGCCAGTGGAAACTGGCATCGTTGCTCAATAAAATGCTGACACCGGAAGGCATCGGTTATGAAATATCCAACGGGATGATCGTATTATCCAGGCTAAAGCCAGGTGAGGTGCCACCTGTAGGTATGCCGGCCACAGCACCGCCAGGACCAGAACCCTTGACAGCAGTGCCACCAGGCCATATCATAAAAGGTACCGTTACCGATGCCAAAGGAGAAGGATTACCAGGTGTAGCCGTAATCCTGAAAGGCAGCAACAAAGGCGTGCTCACCGATCCTACCGGGCATTACCAGCTGGAAGTCCCTGATAACGCCGGTATCCTGGTGTTTAAACTGATCGGTTATGTAACACAGGAAGTGCCGGTGGCCGCGGCGGGTAATGTCCGCATCAAAATGGAACTGGCAGCCACCGATATGAATGAGATCGTGGTGGTAGGTTATGGTACCCAGAAAAAAACAAGCATCACCGGTGCCGTAGCCACCATAAATACCAAAGAACTGAAGCAGGCCCCTACCTCCAATCTGAGCAATGCCCTGGTAGGCCTGATGCCTGGCTTAATTGCACAGAATACTTCCGGTAAGCCCGGTGCAGGTTCCAGCATCTCTATCCGTGGTAAAAGCACCTGGGGCAACAATGATGCGCTGATCGTAGTAGACGGTGTAGTACGGCCTTTTGATCAGCTGGACCCTAATGAAGTGGAAAGTGTGACCATCCTCAAAGATGCCGCCGCAGCCGCCGTATACGGCGCCCGCGCGGCCAACGGAGTAGTGCTGGTAACCACCCGTCGCGGACATACTGGTAAGCCGAAGTTCAACTACTCCGGCTACGCAGGCGTACAACAACCTACCCGCTATCCTAAACTGATGTCGGCCTATGAATATGCGCAAACCAACAATGCCGCCCGTATCAATGCCGGCCAGGATCCCAGCAAACCGCAGTTTGCCCCGCTGTTCTATACAGCAGATCAAATGGCCGACTTCCGGAGCGGTAAAGTAGGTACCGACTGGTATGCCGCCTCTTTCCGCAAAACATCGATGCAAACACAACACAACCTCACCATCGACGGCGGCTCTGAAAATATCAAATACTTTTTCTCCGGCGGCTACCTGAGCCAGGATGGCATGTATAACAATATTTCGTATAACCGTTACAGTTTCCGATCCAACGTAGATGCAAGAATCAACAAAACCCTTACCATTACCGTAGACATCGATGGCCGTATCGGTAAAAACCGGAGCCCTGAATTTACCGATGCCACCATCTTCGGGCATGTGATCCGTCAGAAACCTGTTTTCAACGCCTATAACCCTGACGGCACACCGAAAAATACCACCGGTGAACATCCTGTGGAAGAAATCAACAGCAAAGGTTATATGCGCAATGAACTCAGCACTTTCTTCGGTACCATCAGCTTCAAACAAGACCTGAATGTCATCACCAAAGGACTGAATATTACCGGTAGATACAACTACAACAAAAACAATAATTTCAGAAAAGAATTCGATGTGCCGTACACCATGTACGATCTCGATGCCAGCGGTAAAGTGATTTCCACTAAAACAGTAGGTAAGAATCTCACTAAAACAGAGTTGTCACAAGCCATGGAACAAAACAGTGGTTCTACTGTAAACCTGGCACTTAACTATACACGCAACTTCGGAAGACATAACCTCAGCGGTCTGTTGTTGTATGAACAATTTACTTCTGTAGCAGATACCTTCAATGCTTATCGTACCAACTATCCCAGTATCCTCGTAGACCAGCTGGGTGCCGGTGGCGCCATCGACCGCAATAACGACGGATATGCCGCCGAAACAGGCCGCAGAAGTTATGTGGGCAGGGTTAGTTACGACTATGATGCGCGTTATCTGCTCGAGACTTCTTTCCGTTATGATGGTTCCGCCAACTTCCCGAAAGGACGCCGTTATGGCTTCTTTCCCGCAGTATCCGCCGGCTGGCGCATCTCAGAAGAAAACTTCTTTAAAAATTCCAATGCATTACGTTTCGTGGATAACCTGAAGCTGCGCGCTTCGTATGGTGTGCTCGGCAACGATAGAGTGCCCAACTTCCAGTATAATGACTACTATACTTTCGATAAACCAGCTGTATTCGACGGTAAGGTAGACCAGTCGGTTATCTACGGTCCTTATCCCAATCTCAACATCACCTGGGAAAAAGCAAAAACAACAGATATTGGTCTGGAAGCTTTGTTATTCAAAGGAAAGCTTGGATTTGAAGCAGACTATTTCTACAAACGTACTTCTGATATCCTGCGTCCGCGCACCGCCTCCGTACCCGGCACCTTCGGCCGACAGCTGCCGGATGAAAACTATGCTGTAGTAGACAATACCGGTTTTGAAGTATCCGTAAACCACCGCGGTAACATCGGAAAACTCAATTACTTCATCAAAGCCAACGGCTCTTATGCACACAACACCGTGATAGTACTGGATGAAGGAGACAATACGCCATTCTATAGAAAACGCAAGGGTAAACCTATCGACTACATCTACGGCCTTCGTTCAGATGGTTTGTTCCAGTCAGCCAAAGAGGTATACAATTCCCCGGTGCAATATGCCAAAAACACCGCGCAACCAGGCGATATCAAATACCTGGATCTGAACGGCGACGGCATGGTAGATGATTACGACATGACCGTTCTTTCTTACGATGGCTCCACGCCCAAAGTTATACTGGGCCTGTATATCAGCGCCGACTGGAAAGGCTTTGACCTCGGTATGCTTTTTCAGGGCGCCTTCAAAAGCAATATGATGCTCTCCGGTACCGGCCGCAATATGTTTGACAATGGTGGCAACTCCAACAGCTTCGCTTACCTGCTGGACTACTGGACCCCTGATAATCCCGGTGCCGCCTATCCGCGTGCTTACCTCGACCGTAATTCCAACAACGACCGTGATTCAGATTTCTGGCTGAAAAAAACGGGATATGTGCGCCTGAAATCCTTTGAACTGGGTTATACCATTCCCAAGCAGCTGTTGCGTGGCATAGAACGGTTACGCATATACGCTTCCGGCCTGAATGTATTCACCATCGACCAGTTCAAACTATTTGACCCGGAATCTACTGCAGGCAAAGGAAACTACTATCCTCAGCAAAAGAACTACAACATCGGTGTAAATCTAACCTTCTAA
- a CDS encoding MBL fold metallo-hydrolase encodes MKTFTITGYSTALFSTWYFIDELGILFDAGDGVTSTLLQKSRKIQHVFLSHADRDHITGLLQLNQLNARDGLPVICYPRDGQSYPALEAFTKKFDPHIATTVWMPVAPGDEIWIKDDILVVPLRNEHVRAAPDTVRSLSYKVMQTKRKLRPELVGLTEDEIKTISRERGRDATTMEVRTNILSYSGDTPVANPETWQDTEILIHEATFLGGEEVIVSGSYQNLHSRLEEVIEMVSATRVQQLILGHFSSRYSAEEIDRRLRQLCERYALNIPVFRLLPGQTVRDILHSQPINR; translated from the coding sequence ATGAAAACGTTTACTATCACCGGCTATTCTACGGCCCTGTTTTCCACCTGGTATTTTATCGATGAACTGGGTATTTTGTTTGATGCAGGTGACGGGGTTACTTCCACTTTATTACAGAAAAGCAGAAAGATCCAGCATGTATTTCTTTCCCATGCAGACAGAGACCATATTACCGGTTTGCTGCAGCTGAATCAGCTGAATGCCCGCGATGGTTTGCCGGTGATCTGTTACCCCAGGGATGGCCAGTCATATCCGGCGCTGGAAGCTTTCACCAAAAAATTTGATCCGCATATTGCCACTACCGTATGGATGCCGGTTGCACCAGGTGATGAAATATGGATAAAGGATGATATTCTGGTGGTGCCATTACGTAATGAACATGTGCGTGCAGCACCTGATACGGTGCGCAGCCTCAGTTATAAGGTGATGCAGACAAAACGCAAGCTGCGTCCTGAATTGGTCGGACTTACAGAGGATGAGATTAAAACCATCAGCCGCGAAAGAGGAAGAGACGCTACCACCATGGAGGTACGTACCAATATCCTGAGTTATTCCGGTGATACGCCGGTGGCGAATCCCGAAACCTGGCAGGATACAGAGATATTGATCCATGAGGCGACTTTCCTGGGCGGCGAGGAGGTGATAGTTTCCGGTTCCTATCAAAACCTGCATAGCCGCCTGGAAGAAGTCATAGAGATGGTGAGTGCTACCCGTGTGCAGCAGCTGATACTGGGGCATTTTTCTTCCCGTTATTCAGCGGAAGAGATCGACCGGCGCCTGCGCCAGCTGTGTGAGCGTTATGCACTGAATATCCCTGTATTCCGTTTATTACCCGGACAAACGGTCAGGGATATACTCCATAGTCAGCCGATTAACCGGTAA
- a CDS encoding RNA polymerase sigma-70 factor, with translation MKELLYRIQFHDDQQAFKAFYQQQMFPLYQFALAFLKQHQPAEEVVNDVFVRLWQRRNTLHEIENIKVYLYVAVKHAALNQQRSATTFTEADLDNLQVPQIRFCAGAEQLLLTHELQSAIAAAVRQLPPKCRLIFKLVKEDGLSYKEVAGILNISPKTVDAQLIIALKKLTTSLQHYLLPQG, from the coding sequence ATGAAGGAGCTGCTTTACCGTATACAATTTCACGATGACCAGCAGGCATTTAAAGCTTTTTATCAACAGCAGATGTTTCCGCTATATCAGTTTGCCCTGGCATTCCTGAAGCAGCATCAGCCCGCGGAAGAAGTGGTGAATGATGTTTTCGTCCGCCTGTGGCAGCGCAGAAATACCCTGCATGAAATAGAGAATATAAAAGTGTATCTCTATGTGGCGGTAAAACATGCTGCACTTAATCAGCAGCGTTCAGCCACCACCTTCACGGAAGCCGACCTTGATAATTTGCAGGTGCCACAGATCCGCTTTTGTGCCGGTGCAGAACAGCTGTTGCTCACACATGAGCTGCAAAGCGCGATAGCGGCGGCAGTCCGCCAGTTGCCTCCCAAATGCCGGCTTATTTTCAAACTGGTAAAAGAAGACGGTCTTTCCTACAAAGAAGTGGCGGGCATCCTCAATATCTCTCCCAAAACCGTAGATGCGCAATTAATTATTGCACTCAAAAAACTGACTACATCCCTGCAGCATTATTTATTGCCCCAGGGCTGA